TTGGTCGGCTCACCGCGACACCGACTGGTCCTGATCACGCTGGCGGTGGCGGGAATAATCGGCGCGGCACTCCTCTTCCCGACCTTCAAAGAGCGCATTTTGGCGCCGCCCGGCCCGGCTGCGGGCCAAGGGCTGGTGGCGTCACCGACGTCGGTCTTGGCCTATGCGATCGAGCCGTGGCTGGGCGTAGACGGCATTCAAATCGCCCGCCGCCTCTGTTTTCTCGTCTTCGCGGCCGTCGTGTTCCGCACCGTCACGTCCCTCGACCACTCGTGGTCGTCGCTGCTGCGCGCTTCGTTCATCCTGCTCTTGGCGCTTCCCCTTCTCACCGCGACGCAGGTATACCCGTGGTACCTGCTGTGGTCCGTTCCCATCTCCGGCCTGCTCCTCGGCAGCGTGTTCGCGGACATCGGCATTGCCGCGTCGATCGCTGGTTTCATCTCGTACGCTGTGTGGCCGTGGCTACCCATTGACGCGATCAATGGGATTGATCGACCGAATCCTCTCGCCAACGCGCTCTACGTCTCAGCATTCTTTGGGATACCTTTCGCGTACGTGGTCCTCGCCCAGCGATTGCGCCTACCAAGTACCCAGGAGCGCGATCCCTTCAGAGCCACCGCAGCGCTCAACGGGTCGTAGCCGGAAACACCCGCGCTAAAGAACCCCTTTTGTGGAAGGGACCTCAGTTCCCAGTCGCTCGTCAAGCTGCGTAGCCCAGTCGAGCGCTTTGGCCAACGCTTTGAACGACGCCTCAACCTTGTGGTGGTCGTTGCGTCCGGTGAGAACCTGCACGTGCAAGCTCATCCGGGCCTCCATCGCCAGCGACTGGAGAAAGTGCGGCACCATCTGGCTCTTCATGTCGCCCACCGTTGCGCCCTCGATCTGCAAGTCCACAATCGCCATACCGCGGCCGCTGATATCCACAGCGGCCATGGCTAGCGATTCGTCGAGGGGGACGAACGCATGCCCCATGCGACGAATTCCTCGACCGTCACCCAGCGCTTGGCGAAGGGCCTGGCCGAGCGTAATCGCCACGTCCTCGATGCTGTGGTGGTCGTCAACGTGCAGGTCGCCAGTGGCTTGGACTTCAAGATCAAATAGCCCATGCCTTGCCAGGCTTTCGAGCATGTGATCGAGAAACCCGACTCCGCTGGCCACGCTCGCATTGCCTCGCCCGTCGATGGTGAGCGATACGAGAACGTCCGTTTCGCGCGTGACCCGGTGAACGCGCCCGGTTCGCTGCGAGCCGACCGTGGAGCTATCAGTCATGGGTCCCTCGCATTTCGGACCATTCGTCAACCGCGGCAACAAGCGCATTCGTGTGCTCGGGGCGTCCAGCGCTTATGCGAACGGCATGGGTGAGTCGACCATGGGCGTATGTGCGCACGAGAATACCGCGCGATACGAGGTGGTCGTACAGGCGTCTCGGCGAGCCGTCCGCGGCCTCAACCAACACGAAGTTCCCTTCTGACGGCCAGCTACGAATGCCCTCGATCCGTCCGAGGGCTCTCGCCATTCGATCACGCTCTTCGATAATAGCGGTTACCGTCGCGTTGACGGCCTCGACATCCTCGAGCGTCGCCAGCACCGCGATCTCCGCTGCCCGATTTACATTGAACGGGGGCTTGATCTTCATGAGGGTGCTCACGATCTCCCGGGGAAACACGCCGTATCCGACGCGCAGGCCAGCGAGACCAGCCCACTTGCTAAACGTCCGCAGCACGACGAGGTTCTGGCCAGCCTCGACCAGACTCACTCGGGAGCGGTGCGCCGAGAATTCGACGTAGGCCTCGTCCAGGACCAGGACTGGACCCAGATCTTGCAGCGCTTGGACAGTCTCGGTGGGTTCCCACGTACCCGTCGGATTGTTCGGTGAGGCCACAAAGATCATCCGCGTCCTGGGCGAGATCGCCGCGCGTACGCCGTCAACGTCGACGTGCCAGTCTTCGGTTCGCGGAACATCAATCGGGATGGCGCCGCACAACTCCGCCGAAAAGCGATACATCCCGAAGGTCGGTGTGCAGTCGATGATCTCGTCGCCGGGCCTCAAGAAAGTCCGGCACAGAAGATCGATCAATTCGTCGGACCCATTCCCGAGTACGATCGTGTCCGGCGGGACCCCGGCGTACGCGGCCACCGCTTCCCTGAGAACCTTCTGGTCAGGATCCGTGTACCAATGGAAATGCTGATAGCGCGCCAGGGCGTCAGCCACGCGAAGCGAGCAGCCGTACGGGTTCTCGTTTGCGTCGAGCTTGACGATGTCGTCCACTGTGCGCCCGGTCCGCCGAGCGAGCGCATCGAGGTCCTCCGGCGGCGTGTACGGAGCCATCCGCTGCACCCAGGGCACTGGTTCAGGCCTTCCGCTCGGCGCCAGTCGCCGGCGCGCGCCGGAATTAGACGTCACGGAACAACCGACCGCTGCCCGGGCTCGGCAAGCCGCGCCTCGATTGCGCTTGCGTGCGCCATCAGGCCTTCCGCGCGTGCCAGCGCAATGGCCGGAATCCCGAGATCATGGATCTGGGCATCGCCAAACCCGAAGACGGAAATGATCTTTGTGAAGTCATCGACAGTGAGCGGAGACGCGAAGCGCGCCGTCCCACCCGTCGGCATGATGTGGCTGGGACCGGCGGTGTAGTCGCCAATAGCCTCGACCGACCGCTCCCCGACGAACACCCCGCCGGCATTGCGGACCTTACCCAGTTGCTCCCAGGGATTGGCAATCGCCAAGCATAGATGTTCGGGCGCGTGCTCGTTGGCGAAATCGATCGCTTCCTCCAACGACGCTGCCACGACCACCGCGCCGCGCTCCCGGAACGAGCTCGCGATGATTTCATGGCGCGGTGTCGAGGGGAGCAGCGCGCGCAATTCCTCGAGGATGCGCTCCACAAGTGTCCGATCAGTTGCTATGACGAGAGACTGGGCAAGGGGATCGTGCTCAGCCTGGGCGAGCATGTCCCACGCGATCCATCGAGGGTTTGCCGTCGAGTCGGCAATCACTACGGTTTCGGTCGGTCCGGGGAGTCCGTCCAAACCGACGATGCTCGCCACCGCCTGCTTGGCGAGCACGACAAACAAGTTCCCGGGTCCGACGATCTTGTCAACTCGCTGAATAGCCTTGGTTCCAAACGCCAGCGCCGCGATCGCCTGTGCGCCGCCAACGCGATACACGCGATCGACGCCCGCGACACGCGCAGCCGCCAGCACGAGGGGGTTGACTCGGCCATCCTCCCCGGGTGGAGTAACCACCGTGACATCTCGGACACCGGCGACTCGTGCCGGTATCGCCGCCATGAGCACGGTGCTGGGATACACTGCCCGTCCACCAGGGGCGTAAATCCCGACACGATCGATCGGCACCACCATTTGGCCCAAGACCCCTCCGTCTGAGAAGTCGAGCCACGTGTTGCGCCGCGAACGTTCATGGAAGACCCTGATCCGGTCCGCGGCACACGAGAGCGCGTCGCGGAGATCTTGACTGATCGCACTCATCGCGAGATCGAGCTCGGATTCGTCGACCGCCAATTCGTCCAGGGACACGCCGTCGAACGCCGCGGTGTACCGACGGATGGCCGAATCACCGCTGACGCGCACGTCAGCGACAATTCGGTCCACGACCTGAGCTGCGGTCAGATTCTCGCCGAACACCTGCCGAATCCGATCGCGGACCAGTTCAGGGAGGTCGACGGATCCAGCCGACCTGCGCCCGAGAACGCGGTCGCGGGCGATCGCCACGCTCTCGTAGACCGATATCATGTGGCGACCGTTCCTGGGTCGTCCTCTAGGGCGCGCAGGAGTGCTTCATAACTCCAGGCCTTGCTTTCGAATACATACGACAGCTGGAGCGCGGTGATGTCCGACGCGCCCGCGCGGCGCAGGGCATCGATGGCTTCCTGCAACCGCTCCCGCGCCACGATCACCGTAACCGCATACCAATCGCCCTCGTCTTGCTGGGACTTTGGGTAAACGCGGGCAATCGTCGGTCCGCGCAGTCCGGCGATGTCGCCGTGCATGATGATCCGGCGAGCGACGACCTCGGGCGAGCCGCCGCGAACGTTCGCGGTCAGAGAAAGGTACGGACGCGCGCGCAGGAATGATTCCATCGCGTCCAACATGATTCTCGTTTGTTCCAATTTCGCTTGACTTCGGGCGAGCGAATCGCGGTTGCCGATCAAACACGCTTCCGACAACAAGATCGTCCCATCGGAGATCGTCTTGAGCCGGTTCTCACGGAAGGTCACGCCGCTGGATGTGATATCCGCAATGAGGTCGGCGTAGCCCAAAGACGGGGCCGCCTCGAGCGCGCCACTGCTTTCGAGGAGTGTGAATGAATTCACGCCCCGGTCATACAAGAACTGACGCGTCAGATTCTCGTACTTCGTCGCAATGCGCAGCTCTCGCCCCCTCGCCCGAAACGCGGCGGAGATTTCAGACACGTCGTGCACGCTGGTCACGTCGATCCAACTCTCCGGCACGCCAAGCACCAGGGAGCACTTTCCGTACCCGAGCTCGGGAAGGAGAACGACGACGCGGTCATCCTCCCTCCGGTGCTCGGCAACGACGTCGTACCCGGTAATGCCAAGATCGACGCTGCCCTCGTCTACTTTCGCGAAGATATCGCCGGCCCGTTGAAAGGTAACTTCGACGTCTCGAAGGGTACGAATCTCGGCGCGATATTGGCGCGGGTTCGATCGGTCCACGGGAAGCCCGCAGCCAGAGAGAAATGCAAGCGTCTCCTCTTCCATCCCCTTGCTGGGAACCGCGACCCGAAGGGGGCCAGAGTGCGCATGTCGCTCGTGGCGCGGATGTCTCGACGCAGTAGACTGGGGGGAGGGGCGCTTTTGCGTCAACATGGTGCCTGCGCCGTGCGCGAACGTTCGATGATCACCTCCG
The Chloroflexota bacterium genome window above contains:
- the hisD gene encoding histidinol dehydrogenase produces the protein MISVYESVAIARDRVLGRRSAGSVDLPELVRDRIRQVFGENLTAAQVVDRIVADVRVSGDSAIRRYTAAFDGVSLDELAVDESELDLAMSAISQDLRDALSCAADRIRVFHERSRRNTWLDFSDGGVLGQMVVPIDRVGIYAPGGRAVYPSTVLMAAIPARVAGVRDVTVVTPPGEDGRVNPLVLAAARVAGVDRVYRVGGAQAIAALAFGTKAIQRVDKIVGPGNLFVVLAKQAVASIVGLDGLPGPTETVVIADSTANPRWIAWDMLAQAEHDPLAQSLVIATDRTLVERILEELRALLPSTPRHEIIASSFRERGAVVVAASLEEAIDFANEHAPEHLCLAIANPWEQLGKVRNAGGVFVGERSVEAIGDYTAGPSHIMPTGGTARFASPLTVDDFTKIISVFGFGDAQIHDLGIPAIALARAEGLMAHASAIEARLAEPGQRSVVP
- the hisG gene encoding ATP phosphoribosyltransferase; protein product: MLTQKRPSPQSTASRHPRHERHAHSGPLRVAVPSKGMEEETLAFLSGCGLPVDRSNPRQYRAEIRTLRDVEVTFQRAGDIFAKVDEGSVDLGITGYDVVAEHRREDDRVVVLLPELGYGKCSLVLGVPESWIDVTSVHDVSEISAAFRARGRELRIATKYENLTRQFLYDRGVNSFTLLESSGALEAAPSLGYADLIADITSSGVTFRENRLKTISDGTILLSEACLIGNRDSLARSQAKLEQTRIMLDAMESFLRARPYLSLTANVRGGSPEVVARRIIMHGDIAGLRGPTIARVYPKSQQDEGDWYAVTVIVARERLQEAIDALRRAGASDITALQLSYVFESKAWSYEALLRALEDDPGTVAT
- the hisB gene encoding imidazoleglycerol-phosphate dehydratase HisB codes for the protein MTDSSTVGSQRTGRVHRVTRETDVLVSLTIDGRGNASVASGVGFLDHMLESLARHGLFDLEVQATGDLHVDDHHSIEDVAITLGQALRQALGDGRGIRRMGHAFVPLDESLAMAAVDISGRGMAIVDLQIEGATVGDMKSQMVPHFLQSLAMEARMSLHVQVLTGRNDHHKVEASFKALAKALDWATQLDERLGTEVPSTKGVL
- the hisC gene encoding histidinol-phosphate transaminase, producing MAPYTPPEDLDALARRTGRTVDDIVKLDANENPYGCSLRVADALARYQHFHWYTDPDQKVLREAVAAYAGVPPDTIVLGNGSDELIDLLCRTFLRPGDEIIDCTPTFGMYRFSAELCGAIPIDVPRTEDWHVDVDGVRAAISPRTRMIFVASPNNPTGTWEPTETVQALQDLGPVLVLDEAYVEFSAHRSRVSLVEAGQNLVVLRTFSKWAGLAGLRVGYGVFPREIVSTLMKIKPPFNVNRAAEIAVLATLEDVEAVNATVTAIIEERDRMARALGRIEGIRSWPSEGNFVLVEAADGSPRRLYDHLVSRGILVRTYAHGRLTHAVRISAGRPEHTNALVAAVDEWSEMRGTHD